The DNA region CGCCCCCCGTGACAAGGGTGGTTCCGAGAAGCTGGGCGTGGCCCTCAATAAGATGATCCAGGAGGATCCCTCCTTCCGGGTCGAGACCGACATCGAAAGCGGCGAAACCATTATCAAGGGCATGGGTGAGCTGCATCTGGACATTAAGGTCGATATCCTCAAACGCACCCATGGCATCGATGTCGAGGTGGGCAAGCCCCAGGTGGCCTACCGCGAGACCATCACCCGCCGGGTTGAGGACACCTATACCCACAAGAAGCAGACCGGCGGCTCGGGCCAGTTCGCTCGCATCGAGTATGCCGTCGAGCCTGGCGAGCCGGGCAAGGGCTATCAGTTCGAGTCCCAGGTCACCGGCGGTACCGTGCCCCGCGAGTTCTGGCCCGCCGTGGACAAGGGTTTCCGGGACAGCATGAAGGAGGGCGTTCTGGCGGGCTTCCCGCTGCTGGATGTCAAGGTGAGCCTGATCGATGGTAGCTATCATGCCGTGGACTCCTCGGCCATCGCCTATGAGATTGCCGCCAAGGCCGGCTACCGTCAGTCGGTGCCCAAGGCGGGCCCACAGCTCATGGAGCCCATCATGAAGGTGGACGTCTTTACCCCGGAAGATCATGTTGGCGATGTCATTGGCGATCTCAATCGCCGGCGGGGCATGATCCGGGCGCAGGAGGCCGGTCCTAACGGCGTGCGCGTCAAGGCCGATGCCCCGCTGAGCGAGATGTTCGGCTACATTGGCGATCTGCGCACCATGACCTCCGGACGCGGCCAATTCTCCATGGAATTCTCCCATTATCTGCCTTGTCCCAAGACGGTGGCCGAGGCGGTCATCAAGGAGGTCCAGGACCGTAAGAAGGGCTGATCCCTCGGCCCCGCTGCATTGGATGCCCGCCGGCCTGGTCGGCGGGTTTGGCTAGGCACCCGATGGCGCGGGCCGGGCCGACCGGGTCCGCCGCCCTGAAATAGAAGAGAGAGGCGATATGCTATCCGAGCACCACGATATCGATCACGAATTCCCGGAATACCACCAGAAGCTTGAGGCCTTGTGCGCCACCGACACCGGCTTCACCGATCTGGTGCAGCGACATGACCGCCTGGACGATGAGATCCGCGAGCTGGAGGAGCGTGGTTTGCCCATTGCCGACACGGAGATCGAGGCCATGAAGTTCCGTCGCGCGGAACTCAAGGACGAGATTTATATCCGGTTGCGTAAGGGCTGAGGTTCTAGCCTGGATCCCCGCGCCCCGGCGTGGGGAAGGGGGTCCGGCGCTGGGGGTCGGTACCTGAGGTCCGGAAATCGCTGTTTCTGTACGCCAGGTTTATTCCTGCTTGAGGTATGCCCGGAGTACCGGGCAAGAGCCAATACTCCGGCAACGAATATCCCCGAAGAGTAGTAGCGGGTAAGTTCTCGAGACAGTATTCTGCCATATTGAAGATGTTTGACCCGGCGAGCGGAGCTGCCTAAAGCCTAGGGTTTGGTTAAGGTTCCACAGCCTTTTCCGGGCTTGGCAGGTTGAACATATCAAGCCCAGACCTTTGGCTGGCCTTGAGACTTGAAAATATTGCCGGGATGGAATTTTTCAAGGGGTCCGCAATAAACGGCAACCGCTGAGGCGCGACGCCCGCTCACCACTCGGTTGTTCGCTACACCTATTCCGCTTGACGGAGGAAAGTCCATGACGGAAGTCGTCGCAACCAATGAGACCATTCTGGTGGTCGGTGGTGGCATCAGCGGCATGACCGCCGCTCTCGAGGCCG from Chromatiaceae bacterium includes:
- a CDS encoding DUF465 domain-containing protein — its product is MLSEHHDIDHEFPEYHQKLEALCATDTGFTDLVQRHDRLDDEIRELEERGLPIADTEIEAMKFRRAELKDEIYIRLRKG